From a single Brassica rapa cultivar Chiifu-401-42 chromosome A01, CAAS_Brap_v3.01, whole genome shotgun sequence genomic region:
- the LOC103861973 gene encoding MACPF domain-containing protein At4g24290 encodes MALRLPASKAAEFAIGSIGCGYDLAIDVRLKYCKESRLLDIQDGDDTREIVLPGGITIPNVSKSIKCDKGERMRFSSDVLSFQQMTEQFNQELSLAGKIPSGHFNAMFEFSGCWQKDAAYTKNLAFDGIFISFYSVALDKSQMLLLEHVKQAVPSTWDPAALARFIDTYGTHIVVGVKMGGKDVIYAKQQHSSKLQPDDLQKRLKEVADKRFIEASGVQNIASDRIHPTSKVEAKEQRLRFADTSSLGSYANKEDIVFMCKRRGGNDNRNLTHNDWLQTVQTEPDAISMSLIPITSLLNGCPGSGFLSHAINLYLRYKPPISELHQFLEFQLPRQWAPVFSELPLGPQRKQQSCASLQFSFFGPKLFVNTTPVDVGKRPVTGMRLYLEGRRSNRLAIHLQHLSSLPKIFQLEDAPNTTMRHDSHDRRYYEKVNWKNYSHVCTSPVESEDDLAVVTGAQFLVESHGFKNVLFLRLSFSKVVGTMLAKTYEWDEAVGFAPKSGLISTLISHHFTAPQKQPPPRPADVNINSAIYPGGPPVPVQAPKLLRFVDTSEMTRGPQESPGYWVVSGARLLVEKGKISLKVKYSLLTAIMEDEAMEETYEG; translated from the exons ATGGCACTTCGGCTACCAGCTTCTAAAGCAGCTGAGTTTGCGATTGGTTCAATCGGCTGCGGCTATGATTTAGCTATTGATGTACGCTTGAAGTATTGTAAAGAATCACGGTTGCTTGACATTCAAGACGGTGACGACACTCGCGAGATTGTGTTACCTGGTGGAATCACTATCCCTAACGTTTCAAAGTCTATCAAATGCGATAAAGGAGAGCGCATGAGGTTTAGTTCTGATGTTCTTTCTTTCCAACAG ATGACAGAGCAGTTCAACCAAGAACTGTCTTTGGCTGGTAAAATCCCATCAGGTCACTTCAACGCCATGTTTGAGTTCTCTGGCTGTTGGCAGAAAGATGCAGCCTACACCAAGAACCTTGCCTTTGATGGGATTTTCATCTCTTTTTACTCGGTTGCTTTGGATAAATCTCAAATGTTGCTACTTGAGCATGTTAAGCAGGCGGTCCCATCAACATGGGACCCCGCTGCATTGGCTAG GTTTATAGATACTTATGGGACGCATATAGTTGTTGGTGTTAAGATGGGAGGGAAAGATGTGATTTATGCGAAACAGCAACACTCGTCGAAACTTCAGCCTGATGATCTCCAGAAAAGGTTGAAAGAAGTGGCTGATAAGAGGTTTATAGAAGCTAGTGGAGTTCAGAACATAGCTTCAGATAGAATTCATCCAACCAGTAAG GTGGAAGCAAAGGAGCAGCGCCTGAGATTTGCAGATACCAGTTCGCTGGGCTCTTATGCAAATAAAGAG GATATTGTCTTCATGTGCAAAAGGAGAGGTGGAAACGACAATAGAAATCTAACGCATAACGATTGGTTACAAACAGTTCAGACAGAGCCTGATGCTATCTCCATGTCTTTAATTCCAATAACTTCTTTGCTTAATGGATGTCCAGGAAGTGGTTTCTTGAGCCACGCCATTAATCTCTATCTAAGAT ATAAGCCACCGATCTCAGAGCTACATCAGTTCTTAGAGTTTCAGCTGCCAAGGCAGTGGGCTCCAGTGTTTAGTGAACTTCCTCTTGGTCCTCAAAGGAAGCAGCAAAGTTGTGCCTCTCTGCAGTTCAGTTTCTTTGGACCTAAGCTATTTGTGAATACCACTCCG GTTGATGTCGGGAAGAGACCAGTCACTGGCATGCGACTCTACCTAGAGGGACGAAGAAGCAACCGTTTAGCAATTCACTTACAACACCTCTCCTCTCTTCCCAAAATATTCCAGCTCGAAGACGCTCCAAACACAACTATGCGGCACGATTCCCACGACCGTCGATACTACGAGAAAGTAAACTGGAAGAACTACTCCCACGTCTGCACATCCCCCGTCGAGTCAGAAGACGACCTCGCGGTGGTAACAGGCGCGCAGTTTCTCGTCGAAAGCCACGGGTTCAAGAACGTGCTCTTCCTGCGCCTTAGTTTCTCCAAAGTCGTGGGAACGATGCTCGCCAAGACCTACGAGTGGGACGAAGCGGTGGGGTTTGCTCCCAAGTCGGGACTCATCTCGACGCTGATAAGCCACCACTTCACCGCGCCGCAGAAGCAACCGCCGCCGCGTCCTGCGGATGTGAATATAAACTCTGCTATCTACCCTGGCGGACCGCCTGTGCCCGTGCAAGCTCCCAAGCTTTTGAGGTTTGTGGATACGAGTGAGATGACGAGAGGGCCGCAGGAGTCGCCAGGGTATTGGGTTGTGTCGGGTGCGAGGTTGTTGGTGGAGAAGGGGAAAATCTCGTTGAAGGTTAAGTATTCCTTGTTGACTGCGATAATGGAAGATGAAGCGATGGAGGAAACATATGAAGGTTGA
- the LOC103861987 gene encoding protein DMP3 — protein MSSSSSLTQRNPTISQEPSDSPPPPPPPPQLRRQPSISQHAVSQTLTSVANLANLLPTGTLLAFQFLIPVFTSNGSCKYSTRVLTAVLLTLLSISCFLSSFTDSVKAEDGNVYYGFATRKGMWVFDYPDPSGLGLPDLSKYRIRIVDWIHAVLSVLVFGAVALREKNAVSCFYPAPEQGTKKVLDIVPMGVGVICGLLFLVFPARRHGIGYPVTGNGGRR, from the coding sequence atgtcatcttcttcttccctgaCGCAGAGAAACCCAACTATTTCGCAAGAGCCATCagactctcctcctcctcctcctcctcctccacagCTAAGGAGACAACCTTCGATATCTCAACATGCCGTGTCACAGACGCTGACGTCAGTTGCTAACTTAGCCAACCTCCTCCCGACAGGAACGCTACTAGCTTTCCAGTTCCTCATTCCCGTCTTCACATCAAACGGCTCGTGCAAGTACTCCACGCGCGTTTTAACCGCAGTGCTCCTAACCCTCCTCTCCATCTCATGCTTCCTCAGCTCGTTCACGGACAGCGTCAAGGCTGAAGACGGTAACGTGTACTACGGGTTTGCCACTCGTAAAGGTATGTGGGTTTTTGACTACCCTGACCCGTCCGGTTTGGGTTTGCCCGATCTTAGTAAATACCGGATCCGGATCGTCGACTGGATCCACGCAGTTTTGTCTGTGCTTGTGTTTGGTGCGGTGGCTTTGAGGGAGAAGAATGCTGTGAGCTGTTTTTATCCTGCACCGGAGCAAGGAACCAAGAAGGTTTTGGATATTGTTCCGATGGGTGTTGGAGTTATCTGCGGGTTGTTGTTCTTGGTTTTCCCGGCGAGAAGACACGGCATCGGTTATCCGGTCACCGGAAACGGAGGTCGCCGTTAG
- the LOC103862007 gene encoding uncharacterized protein At5g49945 translates to MNLPLSFFSIALIALLFLHHHALAASHFEGFDAEDDEFSEDSTELHHSLPPPLITQSQSTLPDPDPSPEPRPDSKSNPSLTQTPPKKPSSTSFDFWDEDEFEGLPENESPVTPSPRDQLTPDPSPASESPDLDTTPTKKKISSYTVEIVSVSILIAYLINYFTGKRENENLALSWATKFGLKDSIFEKNFSFLGVGEGEDSPLLLKEATNVFKFYASGRRFCHGVLATMELKSRHDLISRLYNCVVPCKDEISFEVYMNEEAMDHVVFAMARKKMAKMMHKELRDLQRFGGVVAAPGGRKWVAEELAVISESKEVAGDMITDVVLDQVFGDKSFEKFGKYFISMHFSDQLPGKHRKMLLFKFALPDAKHMDDMVRLVALIPYYIDLIGRYKLSSQARNKTDGARQKAAQEAYKELENVRQEALQRKKAEKKKLLEEAEAKLSAEALRKKEAKERARQMKKSMPKVKMSRGH, encoded by the exons ATGAATCTCCCCCTCTCCTTCTTCTCAATCGCCCTCATCGCTCTCCTCTTCCTCCACCATCACGCCCTCGCTGCTTCTCACTTCGAAGGCTTCGATGCCGAAGACGACGAGTTCTCCGAAGACTCCACTGAGCTTCACCACTCCCTCCCTCCTCCCCTCATAACCCAGTCTCAGTCAACTCTCCCAGATCCGGATCCCTCCCCCGAACCCAGACCCGATTCCAAATCGAACCCGTCTCTTACCCAAACACCTCCCAAGAAGCCCTCTTCAACCTCCTTCGATTTCTGGGACGAAGACGAGTTCGAGGGCTTGCCGGAGAACGAATCTCCGGTAACCCCATCTCCTCGCGATCAACTAACTCCAGATCCATCGCCCGCTTCAGAAAGTCCCGACCTTGACACCACtccgacgaagaagaagatatcATCCTACACCGTAGAGATCGTCTCCGTATCGATCTTGATCGCTTACTTGATCAACTACTTCACCGGCAAACGCGAGAACGAGAACCTCGCCTTATCCTGGGCCACCAAGTTCGGACTCAAAGACTCAATCTTCGAGAAAAACTTTAGCTTTCTCGGAGTCGGCGAAGGAGAGGACTCTCCCCTGCTGCTCAAAGAGGCCACGAACGTGTTCAAGTTCTACGCGAGCGGGAGGAGGTTTTGCCACGGGGTGTTGGCGACGATGGAGCTTAAGAGTAGACATGATTTGATCTCGAGGCTTTATAATTGCGTGGTGCCTTGTAAAGATGAGATTAGTTTCGAGGTGTATATGAACGAGGAGGCGATGGATCATGTTGTGTTTGCGATGGCGAGGAAGAAGATGGCGAAGATGATGCATAAGGAGCTGAGGGATCTGCAGAGGTTTGGAGGGGTGGTGGCGGCTCCTGGTGGGAGGAAGTGGGTGGCGGAGGAGTTGGCTGTGATCTCTGAGTCTAAGGAGGTTGCTGGGGATATGATCACTGATGTTGTGCTTGATCAG GTTTTTGGTGACAAGTCGTTTGAAAAGTTTGGAAAGTATTTCATCTCAATGCATTTTTCGGACCAACTTCCTGGCAAACACAGGAAGATGCTGCTTTTCAAGTTTGCCTTACCTGATGCTAAACACATGGATGATATGGTTCGCTTGGTAGCCCTTATTCCGTATTACATTGACTTAATTGGGCGCTACAAGCTCAGCTCCCAG GCACGGAACAAAACCGATGGTGCTAGACAAAAGGCGGCTCAGGAAGCATACAAGGAACTAGAGAATGTGAGGCAAGAGGCATTGCAGAGAAAGAAAGCCGAGAAGAAGAAACTATTGGAGGAGGCCGAGGCAAAGCTTAGCGCCGAGGCTCTAAGGAAGAAAGAGGCTAAAGAACGTGCACGACAGATGAAGAAGTCAATGCCAAAAGTTAAGATGAGTCGTGGCCACTAA
- the LOC103861996 gene encoding protein WHAT'S THIS FACTOR 9, mitochondrial — MAAATVTKLGRSLQQRRTFINARVKWVGDPYLDEAVQREKNLKQLLSLKDRIISSPSKSLPLSSLSLLKPLVNLHVTAAAFLQKHPSVFATFQPSRSLPLHVRLTPQALDLHKEEETIHLSAPHRNATVQRLAKLLMLTGAGSLPLYVVDRFRFDLGLPHDYVTSLICDYPDYFEVIEVHDRLNGGKTLALSLTSPRKSLAVSEMERRESIINGSRVQKGLRIRYSMNFPKGYELEKRIKNWVDQWQDLPYISPYENAFHLGSYSDQAEKWAVAVLHELLYLLISKKTETENVLCLGEYLGFGTRLKKALVHHPGIFYMSHKIRTQTVVLREGYHKEFLIQKHPLMGMRHRYLYLMSRSGRVKKRDYVPGVKRSNQSVDAQNS; from the coding sequence ATGGCAGCAGCTACAGTCACAAAGCTAGGAAGATCTCTACAACAAAGACGCACCTTCATCAACGCCAGAGTCAAATGGGTCGGCGACCCATACCTCGACGAAGCAGTCCAACGAGAGAAAAACCTCAAACAACTCCTCTCCCTCAAAGACCGAATCATATCATCCCCATCGAAATCACTCCCTCTCTCTTCCCTCTCGCTCCTCAAACCTCTCGTCAACCTCCACGTAACCGCCGCCGCGTTTCTCCAGAAACACCCTTCCGTCTTCGCAACGTTCCAGCCTTCACGCTCTCTCCCTCTCCACGTCCGCCTCACTCCGCAAGCTCTCGACCTCCACAAGGAAGAAGAGACCATCCACCTCTCGGCTCCTCACCGTAACGCCACCGTTCAACGTCTCGCGAAGCTCTTGATGCTCACGGGAGCTGGGAGTCTCCCTCTCTACGTCGTCGATCGCTTCAGGTTCGATTTAGGTCTCCCTCACGATTACGTTACTTCGTTGATATGCGATTACCCTGATTACTTTGAAGTAATTGAGGTTCACGATCGGTTAAACGGCGGAAAGACTCTCGCTTTGTCGCTTACTTCGCCGCGGAAGAGCCTCGCCGTGTCGGAGATGGAGAGAAGAGAAAGTATCATCAACGGGTCTCGTGTGCAAAAGGGGCTGCGCATAAGGTATTCGATGAATTTCCCCAAAGGGTACGAGTTGGAGAAAAGGATAAAGAACTGGGTTGACCAATGGCAAGACCTTCCTTACATCTCGCCTTATGAAAACGCGTTTCATTTGGGGTCGTACAGCGATCAGGCTGAGAAGTGGGCGGTTGCTGTACTTCACGAGCTTCTGTACCTTTTGATATCGAAGAAGACTGAGACAGAGAATGTGCTTTGTTTAGGGGAGTATTTAGGGTTTGGGACGAGGTTGAAGAAGGCTTTGGTGCACCATCCGGGTATCTTTTACATGTCGCATAAGATTCGGACGCAGACTGTTGTGTTGAGGGAAGGTTATCATAAAGAGTTCTTGATTCAGAAGCATCCGTTGATGGGGATGAGACATAGGTATCTTTATCTTATGAGCAGATCAGGGAGAGTAAAGAAACGAGACTATGTTCCTGGAGTTAAGAGAAGCAATCAAAGCGTTGATGCACAAAACAGCTAA